A region from the Cydia amplana chromosome 7, ilCydAmpl1.1, whole genome shotgun sequence genome encodes:
- the LOC134649353 gene encoding BRISC and BRCA1-A complex member 1-like has protein sequence MDSPEIISSSNSHTAEHSNDLGNADSINKLSSDHITELQQQVIANFQKPNLPNVNVPERIIICLDVCYDDNNSLYRLGDGTTFSPINMMKRILDFFLHSKHAINKRTEFALLIMKDTEPLWVQNFTNNLKDVFNAIDYINAEGCTSETFDFKKVFQIIKQKVEIPEYKQEECILPPPFVVRMLVLYGRSYCIPLIPQDDPYFIFLKKQFYFYIDILLAHEEDCRENKCEEIYDALQDLDDGYSYVYEVSRNATKIHDCIAKLLAHPLQRPLQRLANYTFGVRQ, from the exons ATGGATTCTCCTGAAATTATATCGTCCAGTAATTCTCACACAGCTGAACATTCCAACGACTTAGG AAATGCCGACAGTATCAACAAGCTCTCGAGCGATCATATTACGGAGTTGCAGCAGCAAGTAATTGCGAATTTTCAAAAACCAAACTTGCCCAATGTAAATGTACCGGAGAGGATCATTATATGCCTCGACGTTTGCTACGATGACAACAACTCCCTGTACCGGCTGGGAGACGGCACTACCTTCTCGCCGATCAACATGATGAAGCGGATCCTGGACTTCTTTTTACATTCTAAGCATGCAATCAACAAACGAACTGAATTTGCTCTTTTGATTATGAAGGACACCGAGCCACTTTGGGTGCAAAACTTTACAAACAACTTAAAAGACGTTTTTAATGCGATTGATTACATAAACGCTGAGGGATGTACATCTGAAACATTTGATTTTAAGAAGGTATTTCAAATCATTAAGCAGAAAGTGGAAATACCAGAGTATAAGCAAGAAGAGTGCATTTTACCACCACCGTTTGTGGTTCGCATGCTAGTTTTGTACGGGAGATCCTACTGCATACCACTCATACCTCAAGACGAtccatatttcatatttctcaAGAAACAATTTTATTTCTACATTGACATATTGCTAGCGCATGAAGAAGATTGCAGGGAAAACAAATGTGAAGAGATATATGATGCGCTTCAGGACTTGGACGATGGTTATTCATATGTGTATGAGGTGTCGAGGAATGCAACCAAGATCCATGACTGCATAGCCAAGCTGCTGGCACACCCGCTCCAGAGACCCCTGCAGCGGCTCGCCAACTACACTTTTGGAGTTAGGCAATAA